The following are encoded together in the Acidicapsa ligni genome:
- a CDS encoding FG-GAP-like repeat-containing protein, whose translation MQIWKTTTVPVLFVIGTLILGNSLSAAAIEHDSQAVRLNNNGVALMNQQQTERAEAAFAEAFGKDKALAEAALNDGIALLYLQKLPEAQAALKSAIALEPKNPRAWYNLGLVQRANNDVSAALMSFQHAVELDAGDADSYYFEGVCLQDEKQTDQAIAAFRKALETNPQHASSEFALARTLQRAGRADEAKIHFQRFQHLTSAKISSAIGLSYGDQGHYSTAVAVSEAVQPKKPMIAVRFTKQALSAGQSGDHAGSGGSCMMDVDGDGLFDLVLMESGDSAIRVLRNSGNGSFAQLGAEQTGLRANGRAISCAVGDYDGDGLSDLVVALEDRLELFHNLGHGHFEDRSQLAGLVSRNHPAGISFVDYDHDGDLDLFVTGAGLKPGDAPNVLWRNNGNGTFTEWTEAAGFGGTGRTHSVILSDINNDRAVDLAVTGDSNAPVLYLNPREGKYPAKPLYVGDELSGTEGITVLDFNKDGWMDVAVTHSGAPGVTLWRNRDGKSFEREDLPIHDAIRAWGITPIDFDNDGWIDLAAIVETRRGAEVRVFRNRGDGGFDDVSKTLGLDGIFLAAPRALIALDVDGDGDADLIVTSATGQPVLLRNDGGNKNHSVRLKLTGFADNKTSIGTKVEIFSDGNWQKWEVAGASGYLSQGPPEILAGLGDAEGIDLLRMLWPTGVPQDEINVARKQVVSYTEADRRGSSCPVLFAWDGKHYSLVTDTIGAGVVGHWFTPARRNISDPDEWIKVDGSQLATVNGRLSLRFTEPMEEVNYIDQLRLRAVDHPEGTEVYPDERFLDEPPFASGRVVVSAAAHLPVGAWDDHGRDVMALLLARDHRFASDFIKAPYDGFANQHVLTVDIGKWQAANPLRLLLTGYVEYFSASSLYAAWQAGVAPVSPYIEAQSADGSWKRIDKEMGFPAGLQRTIVVDLSGKLPIGTRRIRIVTNLQIYWDQLLVDNGTEKKGVVRETEIPLAHAGLRFHGYPRQIDGVSSGDLSYNYDEVSLTGPFQRQRGSYTHFGDVTPLVKGVDNEFAIFGSGEEIATEFDASALPALPPHWKRDYFFYANGYVKDMDYYDASPFTVSQLPFHGMSAYPYPADEKFPDDARSIQYQLEWNDRFDSGDPAHSFRFDYELRPSTPAADGEAMQR comes from the coding sequence ATGCAAATCTGGAAGACCACAACTGTCCCCGTATTGTTTGTTATAGGGACTCTTATTCTTGGTAACAGCCTTTCTGCTGCTGCTATCGAGCATGATTCGCAGGCGGTGCGGCTCAATAACAACGGCGTGGCTCTGATGAATCAGCAGCAGACGGAGCGGGCGGAGGCTGCGTTCGCGGAGGCCTTTGGTAAAGACAAGGCGCTGGCTGAAGCTGCGTTGAATGATGGCATCGCGCTGCTCTATTTGCAGAAGCTGCCGGAGGCGCAGGCTGCGCTGAAAAGTGCGATTGCGCTGGAGCCGAAGAATCCTCGTGCATGGTACAACCTGGGGCTCGTGCAGCGAGCCAATAACGATGTGTCGGCGGCACTTATGAGCTTTCAACATGCGGTTGAGCTTGATGCCGGGGATGCGGATTCCTACTATTTCGAAGGCGTTTGTTTGCAGGATGAGAAGCAGACGGACCAAGCGATTGCGGCCTTTCGCAAGGCACTCGAAACGAATCCTCAACATGCTTCTTCAGAGTTTGCATTGGCTCGTACTTTGCAGCGAGCAGGACGAGCGGATGAAGCGAAGATACACTTTCAGCGATTCCAGCATCTTACGAGCGCCAAGATTTCGAGCGCGATTGGTTTGAGTTATGGAGACCAGGGGCACTACTCGACGGCTGTGGCTGTCTCTGAGGCGGTGCAGCCAAAGAAGCCGATGATTGCTGTTCGCTTTACGAAACAGGCTTTATCGGCCGGGCAATCTGGAGATCATGCGGGGAGCGGCGGTAGCTGCATGATGGATGTGGATGGCGATGGGTTGTTTGACCTAGTGCTGATGGAGTCAGGCGATTCTGCGATTCGCGTGTTGCGGAATTCCGGCAATGGGAGTTTTGCGCAACTGGGTGCGGAGCAAACGGGGTTGCGTGCGAATGGGCGAGCTATCTCCTGTGCTGTTGGGGACTATGATGGCGACGGACTTTCGGATCTTGTTGTGGCGCTGGAGGATCGGCTGGAGTTATTTCACAACCTGGGGCATGGGCATTTTGAGGATAGATCGCAGCTTGCGGGCCTTGTGTCGCGCAATCATCCTGCGGGCATATCGTTTGTGGATTATGACCACGACGGGGACCTGGATTTATTTGTAACGGGTGCTGGTTTGAAGCCTGGAGATGCGCCGAATGTATTGTGGCGGAATAACGGCAACGGCACTTTTACGGAGTGGACGGAGGCTGCGGGATTTGGCGGAACAGGCCGTACTCACTCCGTGATTCTCTCCGATATAAATAATGACCGTGCTGTCGATCTGGCTGTAACTGGAGATAGCAATGCTCCTGTGTTGTATCTCAATCCGCGGGAGGGTAAATATCCAGCGAAGCCTCTTTATGTGGGCGATGAGTTATCGGGCACGGAAGGTATCACTGTGCTTGATTTCAACAAAGATGGCTGGATGGATGTTGCGGTTACGCATTCGGGAGCGCCGGGTGTGACGCTTTGGCGCAATCGGGATGGGAAGAGTTTTGAGCGCGAGGACCTGCCGATTCATGACGCGATTCGTGCGTGGGGAATTACTCCGATTGATTTTGATAATGATGGCTGGATTGATCTGGCTGCGATTGTTGAGACGCGGCGTGGAGCGGAGGTACGCGTCTTTCGCAATCGCGGCGATGGTGGCTTTGATGATGTGAGTAAGACGCTTGGATTGGATGGGATTTTTCTTGCTGCTCCGCGTGCGTTGATTGCATTGGATGTGGATGGGGATGGAGATGCGGATCTGATTGTCACTTCAGCAACGGGGCAGCCGGTTCTGCTGCGCAATGATGGAGGGAACAAGAATCACTCGGTGCGATTGAAGCTGACGGGCTTTGCGGATAACAAGACGTCGATTGGAACCAAGGTGGAGATCTTCTCTGACGGTAACTGGCAGAAGTGGGAAGTGGCTGGAGCGTCGGGTTATCTTAGCCAGGGTCCGCCGGAGATTCTGGCGGGACTTGGGGATGCGGAAGGCATCGATCTGCTGCGCATGTTATGGCCTACGGGGGTACCTCAGGATGAGATCAATGTTGCGCGGAAGCAGGTTGTTTCCTACACGGAAGCGGATCGCCGAGGCAGCTCCTGCCCTGTGTTGTTCGCGTGGGACGGCAAGCATTATTCGCTGGTGACGGATACGATCGGCGCGGGTGTTGTGGGACATTGGTTCACACCTGCGCGACGTAATATCTCCGATCCGGATGAGTGGATCAAGGTCGATGGTTCGCAGTTGGCCACGGTGAATGGGCGATTGAGCCTGCGCTTTACAGAGCCGATGGAAGAGGTGAATTACATCGATCAACTACGGCTGCGGGCGGTGGATCATCCTGAAGGCACGGAGGTTTATCCGGACGAGCGGTTTTTGGATGAGCCGCCGTTTGCATCGGGTCGTGTCGTGGTAAGTGCTGCGGCGCATTTGCCGGTTGGTGCGTGGGATGATCATGGGCGCGATGTGATGGCGTTGCTTTTGGCGCGCGATCACAGGTTCGCGAGCGACTTTATCAAGGCTCCGTATGATGGGTTTGCGAATCAGCATGTACTTACCGTGGACATTGGTAAGTGGCAGGCTGCGAATCCGCTGCGGCTGTTGTTGACGGGGTATGTCGAGTACTTCAGCGCGAGCTCGTTGTATGCAGCGTGGCAGGCTGGCGTTGCGCCGGTGTCACCGTATATCGAGGCGCAGTCAGCCGATGGATCGTGGAAGCGGATCGATAAGGAAATGGGATTTCCTGCGGGACTGCAGAGAACGATTGTTGTGGATCTTAGCGGTAAGTTGCCGATCGGTACGCGGCGTATTCGCATCGTGACGAATCTACAGATTTATTGGGATCAGTTGCTGGTCGATAACGGGACTGAGAAGAAAGGCGTGGTCCGTGAGACAGAGATTCCGCTGGCGCATGCGGGGTTGCGTTTTCATGGTTATCCGCGGCAGATTGATGGTGTGAGTTCTGGAGATTTGAGCTATAACTACGACGAAGTCAGTCTTACCGGGCCGTTTCAACGGCAGCGGGGAAGTTATACGCATTTTGGGGATGTTACTCCGCTGGTTAAGGGCGTTGATAATGAGTTCGCTATCTTTGGCAGTGGGGAAGAGATTGCGACGGAGTTCGATGCGAGTGCTCTACCGGCGCTGCCGCCGCATTGGAAGCGGGATTACTTCTTCTATGCGAATGGATATGTGAAGGACATGGACTATTACGATGCTTCTCCGTTTACGGTTTCGCAGTTGCCGTTTCATGGGATGAGTGCGTATCCGTATCCTGCGGACGAGAAGTTTCCTGACGATGCGCGGTCGATTCAGTATCAGTTGGAGTGGAATGACCGCTTCGATAGCGGAGATCCTGCGCATTCCTTCCGATTTGATTATGAGCTGCGGCCATCGACTCCTGCTGCGGATGGCGAGGCGATGCAGAGGTGA
- a CDS encoding amidase translates to MSELVLESATRQLARLRSGEISVVELAEAHIRQIERLNPAINALVDFDAERVRLQARALDETTNAIGPLHGLPVTVKSSIATAGYLCEIGSTINRGSVAREDAAVVARLRAAGALILGTTNCPEFLMAYETDNLLHGRTSNPWDLGRSPGGSSGGESAAIAAGMSAGGLGSDSGGSVRLPAHFTGICALKPTPGRVPGRGHLPPCVGPFSVLGAIGPMARTIADVSLLFETLSGQDAIDPVSAPIGFRRLDPVSLREKTIGYFEEDGRVGVTEETRMAIRDSVRVLRDAGFRMEPFRPRTLELLRQLWWKFFVQCGAMFYEPAIRGKHDQLSPIFREFLSFAEKAGPLSATELLNAWAELDLLRSRMLEEMESHPILLCPVASIPAFRHGERSWRIGESQVDYLDAVRHTQWFNVLAAPAVVVPVGRSPEGLPIGVQIVARPYEDELALGVAVVLDEAFGYRPPPMATNID, encoded by the coding sequence GTGAGTGAGTTAGTGCTGGAATCAGCGACGCGCCAATTAGCTCGATTGCGATCGGGGGAGATATCGGTCGTTGAGTTAGCCGAGGCGCACATACGGCAGATTGAGCGTTTGAATCCTGCGATCAATGCGTTGGTGGATTTTGATGCGGAGAGAGTGCGGTTGCAGGCTCGCGCGTTGGATGAGACCACGAATGCGATTGGGCCGTTGCATGGATTGCCGGTTACTGTGAAGTCGTCTATCGCGACGGCTGGATATCTGTGTGAGATCGGCAGCACGATCAATCGAGGGAGCGTTGCGAGAGAGGATGCGGCCGTGGTGGCGAGGCTTCGCGCTGCGGGTGCGTTGATTCTTGGGACTACGAATTGTCCTGAATTTTTGATGGCGTATGAGACGGACAATCTGCTGCATGGGCGAACGAGTAATCCGTGGGATCTGGGGCGCTCGCCGGGTGGTTCGAGTGGTGGTGAATCGGCTGCGATTGCGGCTGGCATGTCGGCGGGTGGATTGGGTAGCGATAGTGGCGGGTCGGTGCGGCTGCCTGCTCATTTCACAGGGATTTGTGCGCTGAAGCCGACGCCGGGACGGGTGCCGGGGCGAGGACATTTGCCTCCGTGCGTGGGACCGTTTTCTGTCCTTGGTGCGATTGGGCCTATGGCTCGTACGATTGCGGATGTTTCGTTGTTGTTCGAGACGCTTTCCGGACAGGATGCTATCGATCCAGTGAGTGCTCCGATTGGTTTTCGCAGGCTGGATCCAGTGAGTCTGCGTGAAAAGACGATTGGGTATTTTGAGGAGGATGGCCGCGTCGGAGTGACGGAAGAAACGCGCATGGCTATTCGGGATTCGGTGCGTGTGTTGCGGGATGCAGGCTTTCGTATGGAACCGTTTCGTCCGCGTACGCTGGAGTTGTTGCGGCAGTTGTGGTGGAAGTTTTTTGTGCAGTGCGGAGCTATGTTTTATGAGCCTGCGATTCGTGGGAAACACGATCAGCTTAGTCCAATCTTTCGCGAGTTTCTATCGTTTGCGGAGAAGGCTGGGCCACTGAGTGCGACTGAGTTATTGAACGCGTGGGCAGAGCTTGATTTATTGCGCAGCAGGATGCTTGAGGAGATGGAGAGCCATCCCATTCTGCTTTGTCCGGTGGCGAGTATTCCTGCGTTTCGACATGGAGAGCGAAGCTGGAGGATTGGCGAGAGCCAGGTGGATTATCTTGACGCGGTGCGGCATACGCAGTGGTTCAATGTGCTGGCTGCTCCGGCTGTTGTGGTGCCGGTGGGGAGATCGCCTGAGGGGTTGCCGATCGGGGTGCAGATTGTGGCGCGGCCTTATGAGGATGAGTTGGCGTTGGGTGTCGCGGTTGTGCTGGATGAGGCTTTTGGTTATCGGCCTCCGCCAATGGCAACTAACATCGACTGA